The DNA sequence GCGCAGCTCGCCGCAGCTCGCGGGGCGGTCGTCGTCGGCAGCGCGGTGATCGTCGCCGACTGTCCGCCCCCCGTCGTCAACGAACTCCGGATCCGCAGCCTGATCCACAGCAAGGACCTGTGAACCGCCGGGGTCGGATCGGCTACGGCGTCGCCTCGTGTCCCGGTCGGCCGACGGTACGCCGGGCCTGCTTCATCTCTGCCTCGTGGATGTGCCGGCGGCCGCCCACCAGCGCCTCCCGGGCCGCCCGCTCGACCGCCTGGAAGGTCGCGTAGTAGCCGTCGTCGAACTCCTCGACGATCTGGAACGTCCAGCGGCCCGGCAGGACGTTGCGACCGATCAGCTCCGTCTCGATCCGGTCAGCCATGTGCCGGTGACCGGCCCCGCGCAGCAGCTGGACGACCCGGTCCAGGGTCGCGTCCGCGCCGCCGATCAGCTGGTGCATCGAGTAGAGGTGGCCACGGGCCCGGTGCACCGTCTCCAGTGCCTTGCTCAACTCGCCGAGCGCCGCGACCGTGGCGTCGTCCACCCCTCGAGGTCGGGCGTGGTCGGCATCCACAGCCGGCAAATCCTTCGGTTCCGACATGGAACATTCGTACCAGAGACCGGAGCGCCACAACGCTGGGTCAACGATCAACAACCCATAGTAGAGTCGGAGCGATGCGCCGGCCCCCGCAGACCATCTCGGTGGTCACTCCTGTCCATCCCGCGAGCATCCCGTACCTCGCTGACGCGTACGCCTCGCTGCGGGCGCAGCGGATGCCGCCTGGCTGGCAGTGGCGCTGGCTGGTGCAGGAGGACGGGCAGACCGGTGAGGTCGCCGCCGCGCTGCCTCAGGACCGACGGATCAGCGCCGGCCACAACCGCCCTGGTGGCCCCGGCGTCACCCGCACCATGGCGCTGTCCCGCGTCGACGGGCCGCTGGTCAAGGTGCTCGACGCCGACGACCGGCTGACCTCCGACGCGCTGGCCCGCGACATCGCGGTCCTCACCGCCGACCCGACGGTCGGCTGGACGACGGCGGCGGCGCTCGATCTGCTGAGCGACCACAGCACGGTACGGATGGCCACCGATCCACCGGGCGGCCGGTTGCCCGCCGGTACGGTCCACCGGTGCTGGCAGGAGGACGCCTACCGGCTGCCGGTGCACCCGGCGACGCTGTGCATCCGTACGGACCTGCTGCTGGCCCTGGGCGGCTGGCTGGCGCTGCCCGCCTCCGAGGACACCGGGCTGCTCCTCGCCGCGAGCACGGTCAGCGACGGTCACTTCATCGACGAGCCGGGGTTGCTCTACCGGAAATGGCCCGGGCAGGTGACCAACCAGCAGGCCCACTGGTCCCCGACGGAACGGGCCGACCGGATCCAGGTGATCGAAAGCCGGGTCGCCGCGCTGGCGCTGCTGGGTATCGGCCCGACGTCGTCCGCACCGCAAGGTCGATGATGACGCGCGACGGTCGTTGCACGCAGTGTGACCCTCTCGGGCCAGGGGTTACCTGTTCAGCTTGATGCCAGAGGTGCATCAGGATGCACCTGCGGCATCACGTCCGCGGAGGCAGCATGGGTTCCGAGGCGGGCAACTGGCAGAGCTGACCAACCGCAGCCCCAGCGAGTTGATCCGCGAGGTGCTTCAGGCCGCGTACCCGCGAAAGTAGGAAGCTGGCGGCGATCCCGCGCGCCTACGACGAAAGCCCTGGTTGGGATTGTGGTCCTGACCAGGGCTTTCGGTGTGGAGCGGGTGACGGGAATCGAACCCGCACTGTCAGCTTGGGAAGCTGATGTTCTGCCATTGAACTACACCCGCGAGCGGCCCCACTCTACCCGGTCCGCCCGGTCACTGCGCAACAGGCCCGGCCGCCGGCCGAGCACAGCACGGGGTACGGCTCGACACCCGTCGACCGAGCGTCAACGGGTAGCGCGTCGACGCGTCGGCCGGTGCACGCGGCGGGTCAGCAGGCGACCGGGGTCGGCACCGGGTGGGAGACGCTGCCGCTGGTCGGGTCGAGCCAGACCTGGACGGCTGGTTGCCGTGGCGCCGCCGCCGCGTAGTGGCCGGTGCTGCCACCGCGTTGCGCCACCATCGCCACGTCGACGGTGAACTCGAACAGTCGCCAGTCGACGTGCGGCACGGCCCCGAGATCGCTGGCGAGCCGACCCACCTTGGCCGGATCGGTGACCGGATGCGCCCGACCTGCCAGGTACGCCTCGTCGTCACTCTCCTCCGGCGGGAACGAGTGCAGCGCGTACCGACCGTCCCGCTCCAGGTCACGCCGCTTCGGCGAGTCGATGATGAAGCAGAACAGCCCGCTGTCGGTGATCACCGGGGAGACCGGGTGCACCCGGGGACCACCGTCGGCTCGGACGGTGGCGAGGTAGCCGAGGCCGGGACCGTACTGCTGCATGAGGAGTCGGATCGCCGTGGCCAGGCGGGGCTCGTCGGCTGCGAACTCGGACCAGGTTGCCATGCGATGATTCTATCGAACATGTGTACGAAGAGATAGTCGGATCGCCCGGCCAAGCCGATCCGGGTACGTTCCGGCCAGGACACCGGCCGCGCGGTCGCACCGGCCGCACGGTCGCTATCGTGTGACGATGCTCCTCTCCGACCGGGACATCGTCGCGGAGACCAAGACCGGCGGCCTCTCCCTCGAGCCGTTCGAACCCTCGCTCATCCAGCCGTCGAGCATCGATGTCCGGCTCGACCGGTATTTCCGGGTCTTCAACAACCACCTGTACACCCACATCGACCCGGCCACCCGGCAGGACGATCTGACGTCCCAGGTCGAGGTGCCCAGCGGCGACCCGTTCGTCCTGCACCCCGGTGAGTTCGTCCTCGCCTCCACGCTCGAGGTCGTCTCGCTCGGCGACGGCCTGGCCGCCCGACTGGAGGGCAAGTCGAGCCTGGGTCGGCTGGGCCTGCTGACCCACTCCACCGCCGGCTTCATCGACCCCGGCTTCTCCGGCCACGTGACGTTGGAGTTGTCCAACGTGGCGAACCTGCCGATCAAGCTCTGGCCCGGGATGAGGATCGGCCAGTTGTGCATCTTCCGGCTCTCGTCGACGTCCGAGCATCCGTACGGGTCGGCGGTCTACGGATCCCGGTACCAGGGGCAGCGTGGGCCCACTCCGAGCCGGTCCTGGCAGCGGTGGCGCACCTGGCCGACCAGCTGAACCGGCTGGGCTGTTGGAGAGCCGGCGCACCGGCGGCGGGGAGGCGAAAGGCGCCCTCCCAAGCCGGGGGGAGACATGGGAGGGCGCCTTTCCGGTGGCCGGTGCTGCCGCTTGACGGGGGGATCAGCGGCACGCGCCAGGCCATGGGGAGGAGTGAGGTCTAGCCGGGCCTGCCGTAACTGTGCACACTCGAACCGATCTTGCGCATCTGCACCGGTTCGCCCGCCTGGGAGGCGTGCACGATCCAGCCGTTACCCACGTACATGCCGACGTGGGAAAGCCCGCTGTAGTAGAAGATGAGGTCGCCGGGGCGCAACTCGTCCCGGCTGACGTTGGCGGTCACCTGACGCTGCCGGGCGGCGTTGTGCGGCAGCGAGACGCCGGCCTGCGCCCAAGCGGCCAGGGTGA is a window from the Solwaraspora sp. WMMD792 genome containing:
- the dcd gene encoding dCTP deaminase, with translation MLLSDRDIVAETKTGGLSLEPFEPSLIQPSSIDVRLDRYFRVFNNHLYTHIDPATRQDDLTSQVEVPSGDPFVLHPGEFVLASTLEVVSLGDGLAARLEGKSSLGRLGLLTHSTAGFIDPGFSGHVTLELSNVANLPIKLWPGMRIGQLCIFRLSSTSEHPYGSAVYGSRYQGQRGPTPSRSWQRWRTWPTS
- a CDS encoding glycosyltransferase family A protein; the encoded protein is MRRPPQTISVVTPVHPASIPYLADAYASLRAQRMPPGWQWRWLVQEDGQTGEVAAALPQDRRISAGHNRPGGPGVTRTMALSRVDGPLVKVLDADDRLTSDALARDIAVLTADPTVGWTTAAALDLLSDHSTVRMATDPPGGRLPAGTVHRCWQEDAYRLPVHPATLCIRTDLLLALGGWLALPASEDTGLLLAASTVSDGHFIDEPGLLYRKWPGQVTNQQAHWSPTERADRIQVIESRVAALALLGIGPTSSAPQGR
- a CDS encoding pyridoxamine 5'-phosphate oxidase family protein is translated as MATWSEFAADEPRLATAIRLLMQQYGPGLGYLATVRADGGPRVHPVSPVITDSGLFCFIIDSPKRRDLERDGRYALHSFPPEESDDEAYLAGRAHPVTDPAKVGRLASDLGAVPHVDWRLFEFTVDVAMVAQRGGSTGHYAAAAPRQPAVQVWLDPTSGSVSHPVPTPVAC